One segment of Deltaproteobacteria bacterium DNA contains the following:
- a CDS encoding MFS transporter codes for MDKKTWMLVPLSLLFLLSQFYRASSAVIASELMHDLSLTAANLGFLSSVFFYAFALIQIPMGAAMDLFGAKRLILILSFLGIVGAVTFALADSFPMAVLGRALLGVGMACALMGTYKLLTIWFPPHAFATMSGFIISIGMLGNVVATAPLAVAVDWMGWRKAFLLIALIHLLITAWIYLVVRDHPKREERGEASPVRRTEWWRESMGGIWQVLRLPSFWLIALAAFVRYGTYISIAGLWAGPYLDVVYQLPLAERGKMLMAFPIGFIVGGPIFGLLSDRVFKNRKWVVTMGMSLYTLFIFPLTGSLSPSTMLVIIFFGIGVFTACAPVMYANIKELLPNSLSGTAMTAVNFFTMGGAAFFQHIMGAMIDRLSLPQGQLSTEAFSFAFGFCFVAAALGSVAYLFVKEARS; via the coding sequence ATGGATAAAAAGACCTGGATGCTTGTCCCCCTGAGTCTGTTGTTTCTCCTTTCCCAGTTCTACCGGGCCTCCTCGGCGGTGATCGCATCGGAGCTGATGCATGACCTCTCCCTAACTGCCGCAAATCTGGGGTTCCTCAGCTCCGTCTTCTTCTACGCCTTCGCCCTGATCCAGATCCCCATGGGGGCTGCCATGGACCTCTTTGGGGCGAAGAGGTTGATCCTCATCCTCTCCTTCTTGGGTATCGTAGGGGCGGTGACCTTCGCCTTAGCAGATTCCTTCCCCATGGCGGTTCTGGGGCGGGCCCTGCTGGGGGTAGGGATGGCTTGCGCCCTAATGGGTACTTATAAACTGCTCACCATCTGGTTCCCCCCCCATGCCTTTGCCACCATGTCAGGGTTCATCATCTCCATAGGTATGTTGGGGAATGTAGTGGCTACTGCCCCTTTGGCCGTGGCGGTAGATTGGATGGGATGGCGTAAGGCCTTTTTGTTGATCGCCCTTATCCATCTGCTTATCACCGCTTGGATCTATTTGGTGGTAAGGGATCATCCTAAAAGAGAAGAGAGGGGCGAGGCCTCCCCAGTCCGCCGAACGGAATGGTGGAGGGAATCGATGGGGGGGATCTGGCAGGTTCTGCGGCTTCCTTCCTTCTGGCTCATCGCTCTGGCCGCTTTTGTTCGCTACGGCACCTATATCTCCATCGCCGGCCTCTGGGCAGGCCCCTATTTGGATGTAGTGTATCAACTTCCCCTGGCGGAGAGAGGAAAGATGCTGATGGCCTTTCCCATCGGGTTCATTGTGGGAGGTCCCATTTTCGGCCTCCTCTCAGATCGGGTCTTCAAGAATCGCAAGTGGGTGGTGACCATGGGGATGTCCCTTTACACCCTCTTCATTTTTCCCTTAACCGGTTCCCTTTCCCCTTCCACCATGCTGGTAATAATCTTCTTTGGGATCGGGGTCTTCACCGCTTGTGCGCCAGTGATGTACGCCAATATCAAGGAGTTGTTGCCGAATTCCCTTTCCGGAACTGCTATGACGGCAGTGAACTTCTTCACTATGGGGGGTGCCGCCTTCTTTCAACATATTATGGGGGCCATGATAGATAGGCTCTCCCTCCCCCAGGGACAATTGAGCACGGAGGCCTTTTCCTTTGCCTTTGGCTTCTGTTTTGTTGCCGCCGCCCTAGGCAGCGTAGCATATCTGTTTGTGAAGGAGGCGCGTTCGTGA
- a CDS encoding methyltransferase domain-containing protein, with product MRELRRRYYDLFSRLYDPFIALHSGDRGGALRDCLAHKVGLKKGDVALDICTGTGSLLLSLCRYVGEEGLVIGVDFSRGMLRVAREKTGGFPNVLLVEADVSCLPFKREVFDRVTCSHAFYELKGNATGRCLQEVHRVLKRNKGFFMMEHDIPSNPLVRLLFYGRILSMGSKKALEILRGKEGIFRKYFPKVNEMKTETGRSKIIICQKG from the coding sequence ATGAGGGAGTTGCGCAGAAGATATTATGATCTCTTCTCCCGTCTTTACGACCCCTTCATCGCCCTGCACTCGGGAGATCGAGGTGGGGCCCTGCGGGATTGCCTGGCGCATAAGGTGGGTTTGAAGAAGGGGGATGTAGCCCTCGATATCTGCACCGGGACCGGATCCTTGCTTTTGAGCCTGTGCCGATACGTGGGAGAGGAGGGGTTGGTCATCGGGGTGGACTTCTCCCGGGGGATGTTGAGGGTGGCCAGGGAAAAGACCGGGGGCTTCCCCAATGTCTTGCTGGTAGAGGCCGATGTTTCCTGCCTCCCCTTCAAGAGGGAGGTCTTCGATAGGGTCACCTGCTCTCATGCCTTTTATGAGCTTAAAGGCAATGCCACAGGGAGGTGTCTGCAGGAGGTCCACCGGGTCCTCAAGAGGAACAAGGGGTTTTTCATGATGGAGCACGATATCCCCTCCAACCCTCTGGTACGGCTTTTGTTCTACGGACGGATATTATCCATGGGCTCTAAGAAGGCCCTCGAGATCTTAAGGGGGAAAGAGGGGATATTTAGGAAATATTTCCCCAAGGTGAACGAAATGAAGACGGAGACCGGGAGATCCAAGATTATCATCTGCCAGAAGGGGTGA
- the gmd gene encoding GDP-mannose 4,6-dehydratase produces MSKKVLITGITGQDGAYLAKFLLEKGYKVFGTYKKDYSPNLWRLGELGIIDRVTLREVDLQSERSCTRLLREVGPEEVYNLAAQSYISISFEQPVATGEITGIGVARLLEAVRVVDPDIRFFQASSNEMFGRVQEVPQSENTPFYPRSPYAIAKLYGHWTTVNYREVYNIFACSGILFNHESPLRGLEFVTRKITFNAAKIKDGLQDRLLLGNLNARMDWGYAPEYVEAMWLMLNRPQADDYVIATGKAYSVREFVERVFGVLGMETVWEGKGEEERGIDRGTGRVLVEIDPRLFRPADTNLLIGDASKAQRELGWRPRTSLEELVEIMVKEDLRRIRSGSIEV; encoded by the coding sequence ATGTCCAAAAAAGTACTGATCACAGGTATTACAGGGCAGGATGGGGCCTATCTGGCCAAATTCCTTCTTGAAAAGGGATATAAGGTCTTCGGTACCTATAAAAAGGATTATTCGCCCAATCTCTGGCGATTGGGCGAATTGGGGATTATAGACAGAGTAACGTTACGGGAGGTGGATCTGCAGAGCGAACGCAGTTGCACCAGGTTGTTGCGCGAGGTGGGACCTGAGGAGGTCTATAATCTGGCGGCGCAGAGCTATATCAGCATCTCCTTTGAACAACCTGTCGCTACTGGTGAGATCACGGGGATAGGGGTGGCCCGTCTCCTGGAGGCGGTAAGGGTGGTGGACCCGGACATAAGGTTCTTTCAGGCCTCCAGCAACGAGATGTTCGGCAGGGTGCAAGAGGTCCCCCAATCGGAGAATACCCCCTTTTACCCTCGAAGCCCCTATGCCATCGCCAAGCTGTATGGCCACTGGACGACCGTTAACTACCGCGAGGTCTATAATATCTTTGCCTGTTCAGGGATCCTCTTCAACCATGAGTCCCCCTTGAGGGGGCTGGAGTTTGTCACCAGAAAGATCACCTTTAATGCCGCCAAGATAAAGGATGGTTTGCAAGACAGATTGTTACTAGGGAATTTAAATGCCCGGATGGACTGGGGTTATGCCCCGGAATATGTGGAGGCCATGTGGTTGATGTTGAACAGGCCGCAGGCGGATGATTATGTCATCGCCACCGGTAAGGCCTACTCCGTAAGGGAGTTTGTCGAGAGGGTATTCGGTGTGCTAGGAATGGAGACCGTTTGGGAAGGGAAGGGAGAAGAGGAAAGGGGAATAGACAGGGGGACAGGAAGGGTGTTGGTGGAGATCGACCCCCGACTTTTCCGCCCTGCGGATACCAACCTCTTGATCGGTGATGCCAGCAAGGCCCAAAGGGAGCTAGGATGGAGACCTAGGACCTCCTTGGAGGAGTTGGTGGAGATAATGGTCAAAGAAGATCTGAGGAGGATCAGGTCGGGGTCGATAGAGGTGTAG
- a CDS encoding energy-coupling factor transporter transmembrane protein EcfT: MTISIFLYTRPLTPVHHLDPRTKIWAILLLFGLGLAFNHPIYEGTILAGVLMLAWWSGSMANVWRLRYILLILMAFSTVLWPLFITGSTEVFRWRGVWIYLEPLLYGAAMGMRAGIFLVVGLIFLSTTRIEELSAALIKWKVPYPLAFAVSTAFRLLPTFVGAGATIVQAQSARGLDLEGGSLWGKMRKFIPLLVPILIYAMRTVNLQAMALEAKHFGGRGKRSSYLELRLCPIDYGVIFLLTLLDGVCLYWRLTGHGAVLPRL; this comes from the coding sequence ATGACTATAAGCATCTTTTTATATACCCGGCCTCTTACACCGGTGCATCACCTGGACCCCCGTACCAAGATATGGGCGATCCTACTCCTTTTCGGATTGGGACTTGCCTTTAACCACCCCATCTACGAGGGGACGATCTTGGCAGGGGTATTGATGTTGGCCTGGTGGAGTGGATCCATGGCCAATGTGTGGAGATTAAGGTACATCCTCTTGATCCTGATGGCCTTTTCCACTGTTTTGTGGCCCCTCTTTATTACCGGGTCCACCGAGGTCTTCCGCTGGCGGGGAGTTTGGATCTATTTGGAGCCCCTCCTCTATGGGGCGGCCATGGGGATGAGGGCCGGGATCTTCTTGGTGGTGGGCCTGATCTTCCTCTCCACCACCCGCATTGAGGAGCTCTCCGCCGCCCTCATCAAGTGGAAGGTCCCCTATCCCTTGGCCTTTGCCGTCTCCACCGCCTTTCGGCTCCTGCCCACCTTTGTGGGGGCGGGGGCGACCATCGTTCAAGCCCAGTCCGCCCGAGGGCTGGATCTGGAAGGGGGATCCCTTTGGGGTAAGATGCGCAAATTCATCCCCCTGCTGGTCCCCATCTTGATCTATGCCATGCGGACCGTAAACCTCCAGGCCATGGCCCTGGAGGCCAAACATTTCGGGGGAAGAGGTAAGCGTAGTTCCTATCTGGAGCTTCGGTTATGTCCAATCGATTATGGGGTGATCTTTCTTTTGACCCTCCTCGATGGGGTTTGCCTCTACTGGAGGCTGACCGGACATGGGGCCGTGCTCCCCCGTCTATGA
- a CDS encoding ATP-binding cassette domain-containing protein: MERDRKIVELKDLSFTYPGGEGRALSDICLEMWEGDEFVVWMGHTGAGKSTLAYCLNALIPSFIRGELVGKARVLSKDIFLSRTSEMSREVGLVLQDFEAQLFSTNVELEIAFGMENMGVPREEMRRRIDELLPLVRLEGMREREPSTLSGGQKQRLAIASVLAMRPHLLVMDEPTTDLDPVGKEEVFQLARRLRGRGMAMLLIEHETEEALQADRVILLKEGRILREGPPREVLSDGRLLLEAGIAPLSVTEFFRRALGPLSPERTLPLTSEEAITEFERSLRLREAAAHILEEKDQKGMGARRVVLKVEGVRYHYPSGVEALKGVDLEIREGEFVALVGQNGSGKTTLAKHLNGLLRPTSGRLETFGEDAKGLSVKELGRRVGYCFQNPDHQIFAPTVFEEVAFGPRNLGFWGEELKGNVDEALAAVNLTGYEDRDPFALTKGERQRVAVASVLAVKPQVLILDEPTTGLDHLQQRSMMEMVSSLNKKGHTILIITHSMSTVARYAHRTVVLDQGRVTMDDTTRKVFSREEKLERCFLRPPPIVRLGNRLGITPLTVEEMLEVVEPLNRQEGG; the protein is encoded by the coding sequence ATGGAAAGGGATAGGAAGATCGTGGAGCTAAAGGATCTTTCCTTCACCTACCCAGGTGGGGAAGGAAGGGCCTTGAGCGACATCTGCCTGGAGATGTGGGAGGGCGACGAGTTCGTGGTCTGGATGGGGCATACAGGGGCGGGGAAGTCCACCTTGGCCTATTGCCTCAACGCCCTCATCCCCAGCTTCATCCGGGGAGAGCTCGTGGGCAAGGCCCGGGTATTGAGCAAGGACATCTTCCTGAGTCGCACCTCGGAGATGTCCAGAGAGGTAGGGCTAGTCCTGCAGGACTTTGAGGCCCAGCTCTTCTCCACAAATGTAGAGCTGGAGATAGCCTTCGGGATGGAGAACATGGGGGTGCCCAGGGAGGAGATGAGGCGCAGGATAGATGAACTCCTTCCCCTGGTTCGGCTGGAAGGTATGCGGGAGAGGGAGCCCTCCACCCTGTCGGGTGGGCAGAAGCAGCGCCTAGCCATCGCCTCTGTCTTGGCCATGCGCCCTCACCTCTTGGTTATGGATGAACCCACCACCGACCTAGACCCGGTGGGCAAGGAGGAGGTATTCCAATTGGCGAGGAGGCTCAGGGGAAGGGGGATGGCCATGCTCCTCATCGAACACGAGACAGAGGAGGCTCTGCAGGCGGACAGGGTTATCTTGTTAAAGGAAGGGAGGATCTTACGGGAGGGTCCACCCCGGGAGGTCCTCTCTGATGGGCGGCTCCTGCTGGAGGCGGGGATAGCCCCCTTGTCGGTAACCGAGTTTTTCCGCCGAGCGCTGGGTCCTTTATCCCCTGAAAGAACTCTTCCTCTCACAAGCGAGGAGGCAATAACCGAGTTCGAGAGGTCCTTGAGGCTGCGCGAAGCAGCGGCCCATATCCTGGAGGAGAAAGATCAAAAAGGAATGGGCGCAAGAAGGGTGGTCTTGAAGGTGGAGGGGGTGCGCTATCATTATCCCTCCGGAGTAGAGGCCCTGAAAGGGGTTGATCTCGAGATTAGGGAGGGGGAGTTTGTGGCCCTGGTGGGGCAGAACGGGTCGGGGAAGACCACCTTGGCGAAACACCTCAATGGCCTGCTTCGCCCCACCTCAGGGAGGCTGGAGACCTTCGGGGAGGACGCCAAGGGGCTCTCTGTCAAGGAGTTGGGGAGGAGGGTGGGGTATTGCTTTCAAAACCCCGACCACCAGATATTCGCCCCTACGGTCTTTGAAGAGGTGGCCTTTGGGCCTCGCAACCTCGGTTTTTGGGGGGAGGAGTTAAAGGGGAATGTGGATGAGGCCCTAGCCGCTGTCAACCTGACAGGCTATGAGGACAGAGACCCTTTTGCCCTCACTAAAGGGGAGAGACAACGGGTGGCGGTAGCCTCGGTGTTGGCCGTTAAGCCCCAGGTGCTGATATTGGATGAGCCTACCACTGGCCTGGATCATTTGCAGCAACGCTCCATGATGGAGATGGTATCCTCTCTGAACAAAAAAGGACACACGATCCTGATCATCACCCACTCCATGTCCACAGTGGCCCGCTACGCCCACCGCACCGTGGTCCTGGACCAGGGGAGGGTGACCATGGACGATACCACCCGCAAGGTCTTCTCGCGGGAAGAGAAGCTGGAGAGATGCTTTTTACGCCCACCTCCCATAGTCAGATTAGGCAACCGCTTGGGCATCACCCCTCTGACTGTGGAGGAGATGTTGGAGGTGGTAGAGCCCCTCAATCGACAGGAGGGGGGATGA
- a CDS encoding QueT transporter family protein produces MVLLVALCAAVYAAALITFKAGIVIIPGITELRPANLLPMAFSLLFGPAAAWGSALGNLIGDFFGTLGPASFFGFIGNFFLGYVPYKIWGHLGPFSSGEEPRMRRPCQWLELVTISFISGAVCAVVISWGVEILGLVPFKVLCTVITINNTAAHIIAGFLLLLLWDRVKGIGLYWRDIMDPRDIAAPKAPYIGVILLTMGGIGGWIVVALLIPSASIVPVGAAFVIVIGVASFLL; encoded by the coding sequence ATGGTCCTCTTGGTGGCCCTCTGCGCCGCCGTTTATGCTGCTGCACTCATCACTTTTAAGGCAGGGATCGTCATCATCCCCGGGATAACGGAGCTTAGACCGGCCAACCTCCTTCCCATGGCCTTCTCCTTGCTATTCGGACCCGCTGCCGCCTGGGGCTCAGCCCTGGGAAACCTCATCGGCGACTTCTTCGGCACCCTGGGCCCGGCCTCCTTCTTTGGTTTCATCGGCAATTTCTTCTTGGGCTACGTCCCATATAAGATCTGGGGGCATTTAGGCCCCTTCTCCTCCGGGGAAGAGCCGCGGATGAGGAGGCCATGTCAGTGGCTGGAGCTGGTGACAATCAGCTTCATCTCTGGAGCGGTCTGTGCGGTGGTTATCTCCTGGGGCGTGGAGATCCTGGGGCTTGTTCCCTTCAAAGTTCTTTGCACCGTCATCACCATCAATAACACCGCAGCCCATATCATCGCAGGCTTCCTCCTCCTTCTCCTCTGGGACAGGGTGAAGGGGATAGGTCTCTACTGGAGAGATATCATGGACCCCAGGGATATCGCCGCCCCCAAGGCCCCATATATAGGGGTGATCCTCTTGACGATGGGAGGAATAGGAGGGTGGATAGTGGTGGCCCTCCTAATCCCCTCTGCTTCGATCGTCCCGGTGGGGGCCGCCTTTGTGATCGTCATCGGGGTGGCCTCCTTTCTCCTCTGA
- a CDS encoding 4Fe-4S dicluster domain-containing protein: MMDVSRPLFWNIDALGNVNYIFAFVAILIVVYAFYDRIRLWRKGTAANRTDRVGERIKGVIQYVFGQWRVLKETYPGLMHLLIFWGFVLLLIGAALEAFEHVSGLHFLKGTVYLTYSFVLELAGIAVLIGVIMAAWRRYVTRPTRLDNRPDDFWVLLLLFVIVVTGFLMEGARIASLNAPWEKWSFVGWICGKIFFSGIEQGSVLAWHKGIWWFHVVVSFIFIGAIVYTKLFHIFTTFISTYTRNLDQAAVQPIENMEEAETFGANRLEELTWVDLMQLDACTRCGRCQDNCPTYFTDKPLNPKQVIQDLRAYLNEKAPIWVNKRAMGEEKEQVEVEEKPLTGEVISDDAIWSCTTCGACTEHCPVFIEPWPKLIAMRRYMTLMESRFPQEVQMAFRNMENNSNPWGIGASTRGDWAKELGVRTLAEEADVEYLLYVGCAGSFDDLNKKVSTAMVKILQSAGVSFGILGVEEGCCGDSARRLGNEYLFQIMAEQNIEMMKGYNVTKIITLCPHGYNTLKNEYTQFGGAFEVYHYTEIVADLIAKGKITFNSQLDLTLAYHDSCYLGRHNQIYDPPRQILRALPGVSLVEMERSREKGFCCGAGGGRMWMEEHLGTRINHARIEDLVKCNPQLVGTACPFCYTMLVDGIKEKELEDKYRAQDIAELVWEAMGKKAA, encoded by the coding sequence ATGATGGATGTGAGCAGGCCTTTGTTCTGGAATATTGATGCGTTAGGTAATGTAAACTACATTTTCGCCTTTGTCGCTATCCTTATAGTGGTGTATGCCTTCTATGACCGAATTAGGCTGTGGCGTAAAGGAACAGCGGCAAACAGGACTGATAGAGTAGGGGAACGGATCAAGGGTGTCATACAGTATGTCTTTGGCCAGTGGCGGGTCCTCAAGGAAACGTACCCTGGTCTCATGCATTTGCTAATATTCTGGGGTTTTGTCCTTCTCTTGATCGGAGCTGCTCTTGAAGCCTTCGAACACGTAAGCGGGCTCCACTTTCTCAAGGGTACCGTCTACTTAACGTATTCTTTTGTCCTAGAGCTTGCCGGAATTGCGGTGCTCATAGGTGTCATTATGGCAGCGTGGAGACGGTACGTCACAAGGCCTACAAGGCTAGACAACAGGCCCGACGACTTTTGGGTCTTGTTGCTTCTCTTCGTTATTGTTGTCACCGGATTCCTCATGGAAGGGGCAAGGATTGCATCTTTGAACGCTCCGTGGGAGAAGTGGTCCTTCGTAGGATGGATATGCGGCAAGATCTTCTTCTCGGGGATTGAGCAGGGATCCGTTCTCGCCTGGCATAAAGGGATATGGTGGTTCCACGTTGTTGTCTCCTTTATCTTTATCGGGGCGATAGTGTACACTAAATTGTTCCATATCTTTACCACATTTATCAGCACCTATACCCGTAATCTCGACCAGGCAGCTGTACAGCCGATCGAGAACATGGAGGAGGCGGAGACCTTTGGGGCCAATCGCCTTGAGGAGTTGACCTGGGTCGATCTGATGCAACTGGATGCGTGCACCCGCTGTGGGCGGTGCCAGGATAATTGTCCTACTTACTTTACAGACAAGCCCCTCAATCCGAAACAGGTGATCCAAGACTTGAGAGCTTATCTCAATGAAAAGGCACCGATCTGGGTAAACAAGAGGGCTATGGGCGAGGAAAAGGAGCAGGTGGAGGTTGAGGAGAAACCCCTGACAGGAGAGGTCATCTCCGACGACGCTATTTGGTCCTGTACCACCTGCGGTGCCTGTACCGAACACTGTCCGGTCTTCATTGAACCGTGGCCAAAACTTATAGCCATGCGTCGCTACATGACCTTGATGGAAAGCCGCTTCCCCCAGGAGGTACAAATGGCCTTCCGTAACATGGAGAACAACAGCAATCCGTGGGGTATCGGCGCTTCCACCAGGGGGGACTGGGCCAAGGAGCTTGGGGTGCGGACCTTGGCCGAGGAGGCCGATGTGGAGTATCTACTCTATGTGGGGTGTGCTGGTTCCTTTGACGACCTCAACAAGAAAGTTAGTACGGCAATGGTTAAGATCCTGCAGTCCGCCGGGGTGAGTTTTGGGATATTAGGCGTGGAAGAGGGATGCTGTGGGGACTCAGCGCGAAGGCTCGGGAACGAATATCTGTTCCAGATCATGGCCGAGCAGAACATTGAGATGATGAAAGGGTACAATGTCACCAAGATCATTACCCTTTGCCCGCATGGGTACAATACTCTCAAAAATGAATATACTCAGTTTGGTGGAGCGTTCGAGGTATATCACTATACTGAGATCGTTGCAGACCTGATTGCCAAGGGGAAGATAACTTTTAACAGCCAGTTGGATTTGACGTTGGCATACCATGACTCATGTTATCTCGGGCGGCACAACCAGATCTACGACCCACCCCGCCAGATCTTGAGGGCCCTTCCTGGGGTGAGTTTAGTGGAGATGGAGCGCAGCCGCGAGAAGGGGTTCTGTTGTGGCGCTGGTGGGGGGAGGATGTGGATGGAGGAACACCTCGGCACCCGCATCAACCACGCCCGGATAGAGGACCTAGTCAAGTGTAACCCCCAGCTGGTGGGGACTGCCTGCCCCTTCTGCTACACCATGCTGGTGGACGGGATCAAGGAAAAGGAGCTGGAGGATAAGTACCGGGCCCAGGACATCGCCGAGCTGGTCTGGGAGGCGATGGGCAAAAAGGCCGCTTGA
- a CDS encoding electron transfer flavoprotein subunit alpha/FixB family protein, whose product MAGIWVYAEHKDGKVKKVAFEILTEAKKLAEKKGEPLCGVLIGSDVEGMVPSVGAYGAEKVYCVETECLDKYTTNGFTKALCDLIEQEKPTIVLFGASVNGKDLSARVAGKLGLGLATDCTGIDLDDAGKLQVHRPMFAGKVYADVTFADKTPQMASVRPNVLPVAEPDESRTPEVAKVVADVKPEDIGLEVTEVIKTGGEKPDLTEAEIIVSGGRGMKGPENYQILEELADVLDGIVGASRAAVDAGWRAQSDQVGQSGKVVTPNLYIACGISGAIQHLAGMGTSKVIVAINKDPEAPIFKKADYGVVDDLFKVVPVLTEECKKLKAE is encoded by the coding sequence ATGGCGGGAATTTGGGTCTATGCAGAACACAAGGATGGCAAAGTAAAAAAGGTAGCATTTGAAATTTTAACTGAGGCCAAGAAGCTCGCGGAGAAGAAGGGAGAGCCGCTCTGTGGAGTCCTGATTGGATCTGACGTAGAAGGAATGGTTCCCTCCGTGGGCGCCTACGGAGCGGAAAAGGTCTATTGCGTGGAGACGGAATGCCTGGACAAGTACACGACAAACGGTTTCACCAAGGCCCTCTGTGATCTGATAGAGCAGGAGAAGCCCACCATCGTCCTGTTCGGGGCCAGCGTGAACGGTAAAGATCTTTCAGCCCGGGTAGCCGGGAAATTAGGTTTGGGTTTAGCTACTGATTGTACTGGGATAGACCTTGACGATGCCGGCAAACTGCAGGTGCACAGGCCGATGTTTGCGGGGAAGGTCTATGCAGATGTGACATTTGCAGATAAGACTCCGCAGATGGCTTCAGTGCGCCCCAACGTCTTGCCTGTGGCGGAACCTGACGAGTCGCGTACGCCTGAGGTGGCAAAGGTTGTAGCAGATGTGAAACCAGAGGATATTGGGCTCGAAGTGACAGAGGTTATCAAGACCGGGGGTGAAAAGCCCGACCTGACGGAAGCGGAGATCATCGTCTCTGGTGGCCGAGGTATGAAGGGACCGGAGAACTACCAAATCTTGGAGGAGCTGGCTGATGTATTGGACGGAATAGTTGGTGCCTCGCGGGCAGCGGTGGATGCTGGCTGGCGAGCCCAATCGGACCAGGTCGGGCAGAGCGGTAAAGTGGTCACCCCCAATCTCTACATCGCCTGCGGTATCTCTGGTGCCATACAACACCTGGCAGGAATGGGGACCTCCAAGGTGATCGTGGCCATCAATAAGGACCCTGAGGCCCCCATCTTCAAGAAGGCCGATTATGGGGTGGTAGATGACCTATTCAAGGTGGTGCCTGTGCTTACTGAGGAGTGTAAAAAACTGAAGGCTGAATAA
- a CDS encoding electron transfer flavoprotein subunit beta/FixA family protein: MEIIVCLKQVPDTEAEIRPTSDNTEINYEGIKFVINVYDEYAVEEALRLKEKVGEGTVTIVTLGPERAVESIRTALAMGADKAVHLDDPAFLEGDPYTTAKALAKAIEGMNYDLIFCGMRAIDDDSFQVGHILAELLGLPSVMGILKFELSDDKKKATVHRQVEGGTEVLEVPLPAVLGATKGLNEPRYPSLPGIMKAKKKELKPVKLGDVGLSEDQVGKQGALTQVVKFSLPPVRQAGKIIEGETPEEKAANLAKLLREEAKAI, from the coding sequence ATGGAGATCATTGTCTGTTTAAAACAGGTGCCCGACACCGAGGCGGAAATCAGGCCTACCTCTGACAACACCGAGATCAACTACGAGGGAATAAAATTTGTGATAAATGTCTATGATGAATATGCGGTGGAGGAGGCCCTGCGGTTAAAAGAAAAGGTGGGGGAGGGGACGGTCACCATCGTCACCCTTGGCCCGGAGCGGGCAGTGGAGTCCATCAGAACGGCCCTGGCCATGGGTGCAGATAAGGCGGTGCACCTTGATGACCCCGCCTTTCTCGAAGGAGATCCTTACACCACAGCCAAGGCCTTGGCCAAGGCCATCGAGGGGATGAACTACGACCTGATCTTCTGCGGCATGCGAGCAATCGATGATGATTCGTTCCAGGTGGGGCATATCCTAGCTGAGCTTTTGGGTCTTCCTTCTGTTATGGGAATCCTCAAGTTTGAGCTCTCTGACGACAAGAAGAAGGCAACGGTGCATCGCCAAGTAGAAGGAGGAACAGAGGTACTGGAAGTTCCCCTGCCAGCAGTGCTTGGCGCAACAAAGGGGTTGAATGAACCAAGATATCCATCATTGCCGGGCATCATGAAGGCGAAGAAGAAGGAGCTCAAACCGGTCAAACTGGGTGATGTAGGCCTCAGCGAGGATCAGGTTGGGAAACAGGGGGCTTTGACTCAGGTGGTCAAGTTCTCTCTCCCTCCGGTGAGACAGGCCGGAAAGATCATTGAAGGGGAAACCCCTGAGGAGAAGGCAGCAAATTTGGCCAAGCTCCTCAGAGAAGAAGCGAAAGCAATCTAA